In the Chlorobium limicola DSM 245 genome, one interval contains:
- a CDS encoding ABC transporter permease has protein sequence MSNNRTIPTKELFLQALSSLAVNRLRSWLTIMGVAVGVFSIIAVMTALDAIDKSVESGLTSLGANTFQIQKYPATVFGGGHSRNRYANREDITYKQGVFFRKIMESKARNIGFIITSPANQAKYGSRSTNPDVTLTGGDDNFAPANGYIIRSGRNLSSSDIQYARNIAVLGGELADKLFPAGENPLNKAIRVNGQVYTVAGVFEKKGAAFGQSQDNLLVIPITRYLNHINEKSTISITVEAFSQDEYRKTIDQATGAMRQTRGLTIKETNDFEIRTNDSLIDSFRDIQRIISTGAFIISFMALLTAGVGIMNIMLVSVTERTKEIGIRKSIGAPRKSIRNQFLLEALILSLMGGLIGIIAGIGAGNIIALNLNLPLIFPLLWITVSIMVCSIIGMAFGMFPAWKAAGLNPVEALRPK, from the coding sequence ATGAGTAACAACAGAACAATACCGACAAAAGAGCTCTTTCTGCAGGCGCTTTCGTCGCTTGCGGTCAACCGCCTCCGTTCGTGGTTGACCATCATGGGTGTAGCTGTCGGAGTGTTTTCTATTATTGCCGTCATGACCGCCCTCGACGCCATCGACAAAAGTGTCGAATCGGGATTGACGAGCCTCGGCGCAAACACCTTCCAGATCCAGAAATATCCCGCAACGGTTTTCGGAGGAGGGCACAGCAGAAACCGTTATGCGAACAGAGAGGACATCACCTATAAGCAGGGGGTGTTTTTCCGTAAAATCATGGAATCGAAAGCCAGGAACATCGGGTTCATCATTACCTCGCCGGCAAACCAGGCAAAGTATGGAAGCCGTTCGACAAATCCGGATGTAACCCTGACCGGAGGTGATGATAATTTCGCACCGGCCAACGGGTATATCATTCGTTCAGGAAGAAACCTCAGCAGCAGCGATATACAGTATGCCCGAAACATAGCGGTTCTGGGAGGAGAACTGGCTGACAAGCTCTTCCCTGCCGGAGAAAATCCTCTGAACAAAGCGATACGGGTAAACGGACAGGTTTACACGGTGGCTGGGGTTTTTGAAAAGAAAGGGGCTGCGTTCGGTCAAAGTCAGGACAACCTTCTGGTCATACCCATAACCCGCTACCTCAACCATATCAACGAAAAGAGCACGATCAGCATAACCGTTGAAGCATTCTCGCAGGACGAGTACCGCAAAACAATCGACCAGGCAACAGGAGCCATGCGCCAGACAAGAGGACTGACGATAAAGGAAACCAACGATTTCGAAATCAGAACCAACGACTCCCTGATCGATTCATTTCGCGACATTCAACGTATCATCAGCACCGGCGCGTTCATTATCAGCTTCATGGCGCTGCTTACAGCCGGAGTCGGCATTATGAACATCATGCTGGTCAGCGTAACTGAAAGAACAAAAGAGATCGGAATACGAAAATCGATCGGTGCGCCCAGAAAAAGCATACGCAACCAGTTCCTGCTTGAAGCTCTGATACTTTCCCTCATGGGAGGTTTGATCGGCATTATCGCCGGTATCGGGGCAGGCAATATCATCGCCCTGAATCTGAACCTTCCCCTGATTTTTCCGCTGCTCTGGATAACCGTATCGATCATGGTATGCTCGATTATCGGCATGGCTTTCGGAATGTTCCCGGCATGGAAAGCTGCCGGACTGAATCCTGTTGAGGCGCTGCGCCCAAAATAA
- a CDS encoding DUF2515 family protein: protein MPGKEEWRAALENKLPPESEIVARNSAITAQYASWYLEKPDLFKWAGMAAFASRQVGFALVLFDLMHAPSLKQLSNEPPSSGFLAFMESVIGSPVYILSLMHTFAAERMFLSDFDAVRNGNNSIYRDIAWAHAAYLHEGIAGVEDNCGEPDEEYMLRGFRSIDEGAKLLAFDSGSKEARELIRDGNILLLRHEQINTLQPVFDAVSSAGKVMVSFGSELDFSCGNPEFLCRKASFAGFAGYFETLSGKRSITSTSDRWEWIQQEVLPAWEQTDLSCREGSVVHRFFTSMAAGEGDLLRTAAMSVSKLYSSAGLA, encoded by the coding sequence ATGCCAGGAAAAGAGGAATGGCGTGCAGCTCTTGAAAATAAGCTTCCACCGGAAAGCGAAATTGTTGCCCGGAATTCGGCCATTACGGCACAATATGCGTCCTGGTACCTTGAAAAGCCAGATCTTTTCAAATGGGCAGGAATGGCAGCTTTTGCTTCGCGGCAGGTGGGGTTTGCTCTCGTGCTTTTTGATCTCATGCATGCTCCTTCCCTGAAACAGCTCTCGAACGAACCTCCCTCATCGGGCTTTCTGGCTTTTATGGAGAGCGTGATCGGAAGTCCGGTTTATATTTTGTCGCTGATGCACACTTTTGCTGCTGAACGGATGTTTCTGTCTGATTTTGATGCCGTTCGAAATGGAAATAACAGCATCTATCGGGATATAGCGTGGGCTCATGCCGCTTATCTGCATGAAGGGATTGCCGGGGTTGAGGATAACTGCGGAGAGCCTGACGAAGAGTATATGCTGAGAGGCTTTCGCTCCATCGATGAGGGAGCGAAGCTTCTGGCTTTCGATTCCGGCTCGAAGGAGGCCCGGGAGTTGATCAGGGATGGAAACATTCTGCTGCTTCGACACGAGCAGATCAATACGCTGCAGCCGGTTTTCGATGCTGTCAGTTCCGCCGGAAAGGTTATGGTGTCGTTCGGCAGTGAACTCGATTTCAGTTGCGGAAACCCCGAGTTCCTTTGCAGAAAAGCATCGTTTGCCGGGTTTGCCGGTTATTTTGAAACGCTTTCCGGAAAACGGAGCATCACAAGCACATCCGACAGGTGGGAGTGGATCCAGCAGGAGGTGTTGCCGGCCTGGGAGCAAACCGATCTCTCCTGCCGGGAGGGTTCGGTTGTGCATCGCTTTTTTACTTCGATGGCTGCAGGAGAAGGGGATCTTCTTCGCACTGCGGCCATGTCGGTTTCAAAGCTCTATAGTTCAGCCGGTTTGGCTTGA
- a CDS encoding OmpA family protein produces MVYIHKLTKPVVLLLIIAMTSLSWGCQSTTNAGRGAGYGAAAGGVLGGIIGSRSGSWAKGAFLGAVIGGAAGALIGNYMDKQAAEIDRDVEGATVERMGEGIRVVFDSGILFSTGSATITATSRDNIERLARIINRYDDTNVVIEGHTDTVGNEESNQLLSEHRAEAVSNLLKAYGVYGSRLSPVGYGESRPVASNETESGRRLNRRVEILIYANDELKRDAQDGELRM; encoded by the coding sequence ATGGTGTATATACACAAACTCACAAAACCCGTTGTCCTGCTCCTTATTATCGCCATGACCTCGCTTAGCTGGGGTTGTCAAAGCACAACCAACGCAGGCAGAGGCGCTGGTTATGGAGCTGCTGCCGGCGGCGTGCTCGGCGGCATCATAGGCAGCAGATCGGGCAGTTGGGCCAAGGGTGCGTTTCTGGGTGCGGTCATAGGCGGAGCCGCTGGGGCCCTTATCGGTAACTACATGGACAAACAGGCTGCCGAAATCGATCGGGATGTCGAAGGCGCAACCGTAGAACGCATGGGCGAAGGAATCAGGGTAGTGTTCGATTCCGGCATATTATTCTCGACAGGCTCTGCAACCATCACCGCTACCAGCCGGGACAACATCGAAAGACTTGCACGCATTATCAATCGATATGATGACACAAACGTCGTCATCGAAGGGCACACCGACACTGTCGGCAATGAAGAAAGCAATCAGCTTCTCTCGGAGCATCGGGCGGAAGCTGTATCGAATTTGCTGAAAGCCTACGGCGTATACGGCAGCAGACTCTCGCCTGTGGGTTACGGAGAAAGCCGTCCGGTCGCATCGAACGAAACCGAATCGGGACGCCGCCTGAACCGCAGGGTAGAAATACTGATCTATGCCAATGATGAACTGAAGCGCGATGCTCAGGACGGCGAACTGAGGATGTAA
- the lpxD gene encoding UDP-3-O-(3-hydroxymyristoyl)glucosamine N-acyltransferase: MIISEIRDYLGQFFPGIELHGGSDRIITGPAKIEEARSGEVSFISNEKYVRFLDTTCASLVIVGNSVPVDAYIEKTSFIRVRDPYTAFMLLLQRFSKPRSVALPGIADTAVVGIDVRIGSNVAIGDYAVIGDRCSIGDNAVIGPHAVLLHDVSVGNDTVINPHVICYDGSVIGSRVIIHSGSVIGADGFGFAPQADGSYLKIPQMGIVEIGDDTEIGANATIDRATMGSTVIGRGVKIDNHVQIAHNCRIGDHTVIAAQAGISGSVTLGCFCMIGGQAGLAGHLELADRTHVAAQAGISKSFLQQGVALRGYPAQPMREQLKQEALVRSLGSMKARLDTLEVEVRLMQQS, from the coding sequence ATGATAATTAGCGAAATCCGGGACTATCTCGGCCAATTTTTTCCAGGCATTGAACTGCATGGCGGCAGCGACAGGATAATTACCGGTCCGGCCAAGATTGAAGAAGCCCGATCAGGGGAGGTCAGCTTTATTTCAAATGAGAAATATGTCAGGTTTCTCGATACCACCTGCGCTTCGCTTGTCATTGTCGGGAACTCGGTTCCGGTCGATGCCTATATCGAAAAAACCTCATTCATCAGGGTTCGTGATCCATATACGGCATTTATGCTTCTTTTGCAGCGATTTTCCAAACCGAGGAGCGTTGCTCTTCCTGGCATTGCCGATACAGCCGTGGTCGGCATCGATGTGCGGATCGGATCAAATGTGGCGATCGGTGATTATGCGGTTATCGGAGACCGTTGTTCGATAGGCGATAATGCTGTTATCGGACCGCATGCGGTGCTCCTTCATGACGTTTCTGTCGGTAATGATACCGTCATCAATCCCCATGTTATCTGTTATGACGGTTCGGTCATAGGATCGCGGGTGATCATTCATTCCGGAAGCGTTATCGGAGCAGACGGCTTCGGTTTTGCTCCGCAGGCTGACGGCTCATACCTTAAAATACCCCAGATGGGTATTGTCGAGATCGGTGACGATACCGAAATCGGTGCCAATGCAACCATTGATCGTGCTACCATGGGCAGTACGGTCATTGGCAGAGGTGTGAAAATTGACAATCATGTACAGATTGCCCATAACTGCAGGATTGGCGATCATACCGTCATCGCCGCCCAGGCGGGCATATCCGGCAGTGTCACTCTCGGCTGTTTCTGCATGATCGGCGGGCAGGCAGGATTAGCCGGTCATCTGGAGCTTGCCGATCGTACTCATGTCGCCGCTCAGGCGGGGATCTCAAAATCGTTTTTGCAGCAAGGTGTCGCTTTGCGCGGTTATCCGGCACAACCCATGCGTGAACAGCTTAAGCAGGAAGCTCTTGTGAGAAGTCTTGGCTCTATGAAGGCTCGCCTTGATACGCTGGAAGTCGAGGTTCGACTGATGCAGCAGAGTTGA
- a CDS encoding ribose-phosphate pyrophosphokinase — protein sequence MAKPIKIFAGRSNPAIAEKIARYLGMPLCNAKVENFSDGEISVNYFESVRGSDLFIIQSTNPPADSLMELLIMIDAARRSSAARITAVLPYYGYARQDRKDKPRVAITAKLVANLLTEAGANRILTMDLHAPQIQGFFDIPFDHLYSSVVLIDHVRHREFRDNLVVASPDVGGVKLARKFAEELGTDLVIVDKRRPKANVAEVMNIIGDVNGRNVLLVDDMIDTAGTLVNAAKAIRDAGGLKIYAAATHPILSGPAIERIDASVIEKVIVTDSVVTGHEYSSKIETVSVSGLFGEAIKRIYEDDSVSCLFDSKNISQKITNNH from the coding sequence ATGGCAAAGCCAATCAAAATCTTTGCAGGGCGCAGTAACCCGGCAATCGCTGAGAAAATTGCACGTTATCTCGGTATGCCTCTCTGCAATGCAAAAGTCGAAAATTTCTCCGACGGAGAAATTTCCGTAAACTATTTCGAGTCGGTCAGGGGATCGGATCTGTTCATCATTCAATCCACAAATCCGCCAGCAGACAGCCTCATGGAGCTGCTGATCATGATCGATGCCGCCAGGCGCTCTTCGGCAGCAAGAATTACGGCAGTTCTTCCCTATTATGGTTACGCCCGTCAGGACAGAAAAGATAAGCCAAGGGTTGCCATAACCGCAAAACTCGTCGCAAATCTGCTTACTGAAGCCGGGGCGAACCGCATTCTGACCATGGATCTGCACGCACCCCAGATTCAGGGATTTTTCGATATTCCGTTCGATCACCTTTACTCAAGCGTCGTACTGATCGATCATGTTCGGCATAGAGAATTCCGCGACAACCTCGTTGTAGCTTCACCGGATGTTGGAGGAGTGAAACTTGCAAGAAAATTTGCTGAAGAACTGGGGACCGATCTGGTTATTGTGGATAAGCGTCGCCCAAAAGCCAATGTAGCCGAAGTAATGAACATTATCGGCGACGTGAACGGCAGAAACGTACTGCTTGTAGACGACATGATCGATACGGCAGGGACACTGGTCAATGCGGCCAAAGCCATTCGTGATGCAGGAGGCCTGAAAATCTATGCTGCGGCGACACATCCTATCCTTTCCGGTCCGGCTATCGAAAGAATCGACGCTTCGGTTATTGAAAAAGTTATCGTTACCGATTCGGTCGTCACCGGCCACGAATACTCTTCGAAAATCGAAACGGTTTCGGTAAGCGGTCTGTTTGGAGAAGCCATCAAGCGCATTTACGAAGACGACTCCGTAAGCTGTCTTTTCGACAGCAAGAATATCAGTCAAAAGATCACGAACAATCACTAA
- a CDS encoding 50S ribosomal protein L25/general stress protein Ctc, with the protein METIALGVEPRVIRKKEAAKLRKNGIVPAVIYHKGEETVAVSVNEIALNKLVHSAESHIIDLQFPDGKTLRSFIKDVQFDPVSDRIIHTDFQLFAADEVVEMEVPVAISGDSIGVEKGGKILILRHALTIQGLPANMPDHVTIDVTNLDMGHIIHVREIPMDAYTGLSIMDEPETPVISIAPPKKDAEAETESAAG; encoded by the coding sequence ATGGAAACAATTGCATTAGGGGTGGAACCTCGCGTTATCCGGAAAAAAGAAGCAGCGAAACTGCGTAAGAACGGTATTGTCCCCGCCGTTATCTATCATAAAGGCGAAGAAACCGTCGCGGTAAGCGTCAATGAAATTGCACTGAATAAACTTGTGCATTCTGCTGAATCACATATCATCGACCTTCAGTTTCCCGATGGCAAAACACTGCGTTCCTTCATCAAGGACGTTCAGTTCGATCCGGTCAGCGACCGTATCATCCATACAGACTTCCAGCTTTTCGCTGCAGATGAAGTCGTTGAAATGGAGGTTCCCGTAGCGATATCGGGCGACTCTATCGGCGTCGAAAAAGGCGGAAAAATCCTGATTCTTCGGCACGCCCTTACTATTCAGGGATTGCCGGCAAACATGCCGGATCACGTCACCATCGATGTGACCAACCTTGACATGGGTCACATCATCCACGTACGGGAAATTCCCATGGACGCCTATACCGGACTCAGCATCATGGACGAGCCGGAAACCCCGGTTATCAGCATTGCTCCTCCGAAAAAGGACGCTGAGGCTGAAACTGAATCGGCTGCCGGTTAA
- a CDS encoding ABC transporter permease, with translation MLNRNTTNTTRKQRTLPIYHLIPGIGLISRKKRGLGFFLFFSFMIYLFILMLQGDLVVISFRSLVSATSLILLSPEKLREVFSIEIIEFWIASIAVIAVPIALFMVSKKTVAEESQQKEGENRHASSLGRISLQAFMHNTIAQSAAVVIFVLYSVAFLAPFLAPFSPYDQQDFLVTAYKPPFTRLQALELKQPKIQRLPVQTANNTAEKLSNSLINDLRTLKTRNEPHALKFIDEYRIENGTVYYRQGMRARTMSVTELADRKGKDPLITRTFALGTDQYGRDILSRVIYGSRISLSIGFLVVMISVTLGTVIGISSGYFGGWIDAFLMRIVDVLIAFPALFLILIIIATFGNSIYLIVITLSFTGWMGVARIVRSQVLSLKEQEFILAAKALGLSSMRIIFRHLAPNTLTPVIIAATLRIGSIILTEAGLSFLGLGVQAPTPSWGNIINEGRDSLLNHWWISTFPGIAILTTVVCFNLIGDGVRDALDPRMRGHS, from the coding sequence ATGCTGAACCGAAACACCACGAACACAACAAGAAAGCAAAGAACATTGCCGATCTACCATCTTATCCCCGGAATTGGCCTTATCAGCAGGAAAAAACGAGGACTGGGCTTTTTTCTTTTTTTCTCGTTTATGATCTACCTGTTTATCCTGATGCTGCAGGGAGACCTTGTCGTTATCAGTTTCCGATCTCTGGTTTCCGCGACGTCGCTTATTCTCCTTTCGCCTGAGAAACTCCGCGAAGTTTTCAGTATCGAAATTATTGAGTTCTGGATTGCGTCCATCGCTGTTATCGCTGTTCCCATAGCACTCTTCATGGTTTCCAAAAAAACGGTTGCCGAAGAATCGCAACAAAAAGAAGGAGAGAACCGGCACGCATCGAGCCTTGGAAGAATCAGTCTTCAGGCGTTCATGCACAACACCATTGCCCAGAGCGCAGCCGTCGTGATCTTCGTACTCTATTCTGTGGCCTTTCTCGCGCCCTTTCTCGCGCCCTTCAGCCCTTACGACCAGCAGGACTTTCTCGTTACTGCCTATAAACCGCCATTTACGCGCTTGCAGGCACTGGAACTCAAACAGCCGAAAATCCAGAGACTGCCGGTACAGACTGCAAACAACACTGCCGAAAAGCTCTCGAACTCCCTGATAAATGATCTGCGAACATTGAAAACCCGTAACGAACCCCACGCACTGAAGTTCATCGACGAATACCGCATCGAAAACGGGACGGTCTATTATCGTCAGGGAATGCGTGCAAGAACCATGTCGGTCACAGAACTTGCTGACAGGAAAGGCAAAGATCCGCTCATAACAAGAACATTTGCGCTTGGAACCGACCAGTATGGACGCGATATACTCAGCAGGGTAATCTACGGCTCGCGAATATCGCTCTCCATCGGCTTTCTTGTCGTTATGATCTCTGTAACCCTCGGCACCGTTATAGGAATCTCATCCGGTTATTTCGGCGGCTGGATAGATGCTTTCCTCATGAGAATTGTCGATGTGCTGATCGCTTTTCCTGCACTCTTCCTCATTCTCATTATCATCGCGACATTCGGCAATTCCATTTACCTCATCGTCATTACGCTCTCGTTTACCGGCTGGATGGGGGTTGCACGCATCGTGAGAAGCCAGGTGCTCTCGCTCAAGGAACAGGAGTTTATTCTGGCAGCAAAAGCTCTGGGCCTGTCGAGCATGAGAATCATCTTCCGCCATCTCGCTCCGAACACCCTCACACCCGTCATCATTGCCGCAACACTCAGGATCGGCAGCATCATTCTTACAGAAGCCGGCCTCTCCTTCCTCGGTCTCGGTGTTCAGGCGCCAACCCCGAGCTGGGGCAACATCATCAACGAAGGACGCGACAGCCTTCTGAACCACTGGTGGATCTCGACGTTTCCCGGTATCGCCATTCTCACCACCGTTGTCTGTTTCAACCTCATCGGAGATGGCGTCAGGGACGCCCTCGATCCCAGAATGCGAGGACATTCATGA
- a CDS encoding NUDIX hydrolase gives MSEYPEPGPWSTLSSEYLYRRPWLTMRQDKVKLPNGRIIDDYYVWEYPPWTNVLAFTGKGEVVLIRQYRHGIGTVSYELPAGVHDKPGESLLEAAQRELLEETGFGGGAWKPWMKLSANPALQNNFTCTFLAEGVEQTGSRLLDSTEEISVHLVTQKELQDIVLEGDMIQALHAAPVLKYLMQKNL, from the coding sequence ATGAGCGAATACCCTGAACCGGGTCCGTGGTCAACCCTCTCTTCGGAATACCTTTACCGGCGCCCCTGGCTTACCATGCGCCAGGACAAGGTCAAACTGCCAAACGGCAGGATTATCGACGACTACTACGTCTGGGAGTATCCGCCCTGGACCAATGTGCTTGCATTCACCGGAAAAGGTGAAGTTGTGCTGATCCGGCAATACAGGCACGGTATAGGAACGGTTTCATATGAACTGCCGGCAGGCGTGCATGACAAGCCGGGCGAATCGCTGCTTGAGGCCGCACAGCGGGAACTGCTGGAAGAAACCGGTTTCGGAGGAGGAGCATGGAAACCCTGGATGAAGCTCTCTGCCAATCCTGCCCTGCAAAATAATTTTACCTGCACCTTTCTTGCCGAAGGCGTTGAGCAGACCGGATCGAGACTGCTGGATTCCACCGAAGAGATCTCCGTTCATCTGGTAACTCAGAAAGAGCTGCAAGACATTGTGCTTGAAGGGGACATGATTCAGGCACTCCATGCAGCTCCGGTGCTGAAATACCTTATGCAGAAAAACCTCTGA
- a CDS encoding DDE-type integrase/transposase/recombinase, whose amino-acid sequence MANRSITMLNIRRIIQLKAEGTNKSEIARKLKLHRATLNTYLVRLAATGKPLESLLDWSDEALAQVVYQEENTNQPDERAQVLHELLPSYLKQLDAVGVTRLLLWQEYRAVHLDGYGYTQFCEHLGRYKEIRKATMRIEHQPGWLLQVDFAGKNLSYCDRVTGEVVECPVLVCILPYSGYAYVEALSSARQEPLFNALNRCLEYLGGVPRSIVSDNMKQYVIKNSRYEFTFLGAGQSLGAALPYRS is encoded by the coding sequence ATGGCAAATCGATCAATCACTATGCTCAATATTCGACGAATCATCCAACTCAAGGCCGAGGGTACCAACAAGTCCGAGATCGCCCGAAAACTCAAGCTGCATCGGGCGACCCTCAACACCTATCTTGTCCGGCTGGCCGCAACGGGCAAACCGCTCGAATCGCTGCTTGACTGGAGTGACGAGGCTCTGGCTCAGGTGGTATATCAGGAAGAGAACACCAACCAGCCGGACGAACGGGCGCAGGTATTGCATGAGCTATTGCCCTCCTACCTCAAGCAACTCGATGCCGTCGGCGTCACCCGTCTGCTCTTATGGCAGGAGTACCGAGCTGTCCATCTGGATGGGTACGGCTATACGCAGTTCTGCGAGCATCTGGGCCGGTACAAGGAAATCCGCAAGGCTACGATGCGCATAGAGCATCAGCCGGGATGGCTCCTGCAGGTTGATTTTGCCGGCAAGAACCTCAGTTATTGCGATCGTGTGACCGGCGAAGTGGTTGAGTGCCCGGTGCTGGTCTGTATCCTGCCGTACAGCGGTTATGCTTATGTCGAAGCGCTGAGTTCGGCACGGCAGGAGCCGCTGTTCAATGCCCTGAACCGTTGTCTGGAGTACCTCGGCGGCGTGCCCCGTTCAATCGTCAGCGACAACATGAAGCAGTACGTCATCAAGAACAGCCGCTACGAGTTCACTTTTCTCGGAGCTGGTCAATCACTGGGCGCTGCATTACCGTACCGATCTTGA
- the istB gene encoding IS21-like element helper ATPase IstB, producing the protein MNTQLTIDRLEELRLHGMCKAYQAVLSMPVQHQPTISQFMARLAEAELQERSQARAELYLRQSKLRYDALLEQVHCSEQRNLQQEKLMTLADCTFIDRGENLLITGATGCGKSYLACALGRQACSLGYRTMYFGMHRFLERITMAKLDGSYVKLLNQIEKAPLVILDDFGLHPLDGVNRLALLQILEDRYGRRSTMITSQLPVSKWYEYIGDSTIADAIMDRLSVSAHRFELKGESLRKKK; encoded by the coding sequence ATGAACACGCAATTGACCATCGACCGCCTTGAAGAACTCCGCCTGCACGGCATGTGCAAAGCCTATCAGGCGGTACTCTCCATGCCGGTGCAGCACCAGCCCACCATCAGCCAGTTTATGGCACGGCTGGCCGAAGCCGAGCTGCAGGAACGCTCTCAGGCAAGAGCCGAACTCTACCTCCGCCAGAGCAAGCTGCGCTATGACGCGCTGCTTGAGCAGGTTCACTGTAGTGAACAGCGCAATCTCCAGCAGGAGAAGCTCATGACGCTTGCCGACTGCACCTTCATCGACCGCGGGGAAAACCTCCTCATCACCGGCGCTACCGGATGCGGCAAAAGCTACCTCGCCTGTGCCCTCGGCAGGCAGGCCTGCTCGCTCGGCTACCGGACCATGTATTTCGGCATGCACCGATTCCTTGAGCGCATCACCATGGCCAAGCTTGACGGCTCCTATGTCAAGCTCCTGAACCAGATCGAAAAAGCGCCGCTCGTCATCCTCGACGACTTCGGCCTGCATCCGCTTGACGGCGTCAACAGGTTGGCACTGCTCCAGATACTCGAAGACAGGTATGGCCGGCGATCAACCATGATTACCTCACAGTTACCGGTCAGCAAGTGGTATGAATACATCGGCGACTCAACTATCGCCGATGCCATTATGGACAGATTGTCAGTATCAGCTCATCGTTTTGAGCTCAAAGGAGAGTCGCTCAGAAAGAAAAAATAA